One window of the Ananas comosus cultivar F153 linkage group 21, ASM154086v1, whole genome shotgun sequence genome contains the following:
- the LOC109726210 gene encoding protein indeterminate-domain 2-like, whose protein sequence is MSNSSEEESHNNLQQKPIVPSSSKGESAPTGTKKRRSLPGNPDPDAEVIALSPHTLLATNRYICEVCHKGFQRDQNLQLHRRGHNLPWKLKQRSGTESKKRVYVCPEVSCTHHDPSRALGDLTGIKKHYSRKHGEKKWKCDKCSKRYAVQSDWKAHSKICGTKEYRCDCGTIFSRKDSFVTHRAFCDALAEENARVNHSLTTMVGNLQSQPQDMLSHSMPSLSSSTADTLMNSSTSDQNPNNPLRSLSLNPLIERSSEMLSSQIASKDSWFQLSGGGSSSHYMPMGSASAYMSATALLQKAAELGAKASDDSLSPILLRGFTGYSTTTTRFPRSVQEPVNDHFETSGLMWNVPNLGNQSTFQTNSKGNRNDNNTHEGEMQQGNNFHQEISRERDVRMTQDFLGLGPVGTIGISGHSYDNDPVVLNYSDGQQENQQDIYSYHQMPHGSTALEKPMWDF, encoded by the exons ATGTCCAACTCCTCCGAGGAAGAATCCCACAACAATTTGCAGCAGAAACCAATTGTGCCATCTTCAAGTAAAGGTGAGAGCGCGCCAACGGGAACGAAGAAGAGGCGAAGCCTTCCAGGAAATCCAG ACCCTGATGCGGAAGTAATAGCTCTCTCGCCACATACACTCTTGGCGACAAACCGCTACATATGCGAAGTGTGCCACAAAGGTTTCCAAAGGGATCAGAATCTTCAACTCCATAGGAGAGGCCACAACCTGCCATGGAAGCTAAAACAGAGAAGCGGTACAGAATCCAAGAAGAGGGTGTATGTGTGCCCAGAGGTCAGTTGCACACACCACGACCCCAGCAGGGCTTTGGGGGACCTCACAGGGATTAAAAAGCACTACTCGAGGAAGCACGGGGAGAAGAAGTGGAAGTGTGATAAGTGCTCAAAGAGGTATGCGGTTCAGTCGGATTGGAAGGCTCACTCAAAGATATGCGGCACCAAGGAGTACCGCTGTGACTGCGGAACAATTTTCTCGAG GAAGGACAGTTTTGTGACACACCGCGCGTTCTGCGATGCATTGGCAGAAGAGAACGCCAGAGTCAACCACAGCCTCACGACCATGGTGGGAAATTTGCAGAGCCAACCCCAAGACATGCTTTCCCATTCGATGCCTAGTTTAAGTTCCTCAACTGCAGATACGCTTATGAACTCTTCTACTTCTGACCAGAATCCTAACAACCCTCTTCGATCTTTATCACTGAATCCACTAATAGAAAGAAGCTCTGAGATGTTATCTAGCCAGATCGCATCAAAAGATTCTTGGTTCCAACTAAGCGGAGGCGGTTCGAGCAGCCATTATATGCCAATGGGTTCTGCTTCTGCTTATATGTCTGCAACTGCTTTACTACAGAAAGCTGCAGAGCTAGGAGCAAAGGCCAGTGATGATTCGCTCTCGCCTATACTTCTGCGAGGCTTCACCGGCTACTCAACCACTACAACTAGGTTTCCTCGGTCTGTGCAAGAGCCTGTCAATGATCACTTCGAAACTTCCGGATTGATGTGGAACGTTCCTAATTTGGGCAATCAAAGTACCTTTCAGACGAACTCAAAAGGGAATAGAAATGATAATAACACTCATGAAGGAGAGATGCAGCAAGGTAATAATTTTCATCAAGAAATATCAAGGGAAAGAGATGTGAGAATGACCCAAGATTTTTTGGGACTAGGGCCTGTTGGAACTATTGGAATAAGTGGTCATAGCTACGACAACGACCCAGTAGTACTGAATTATTCTGATGGACAGCAGGAGAATCAACAGGATATCTATTCTTATCATCAGATGCCTCATGGTTCGACCGCATTGGAGAAACCAATGTGGGATTTCTGA